GCGATCGGCCGACGCGATATCGAGCCAGCGGCCGACGTCAACCTGCTCGTCACCGACGGTCAGATGGAAGACGCACCGACGGGGTACGGCGTTCCCCACGTCGCGTCGGTCGGCGGTGCCAGGTACATCGCCACGCTTCCGCCGTTCGACGAGTTGATCGCCTCGACGTCCGCGGCCGAACGGTCCCGGAAGATCGTCCCGAACACGACGCCGACCCGAACGATGCAGGTACTCGTCCACGAAGTCGGTCATGCGCTCGGACTCACCCACGAGCACGGCGTCGCCTACCGGTACGGCGATTCGATCGTGGCGTCGCCGATGCTCAGCAGTTACGCGTGGTCCCCCGCCTACGACGGCGACGAGTCCGCGTGTGGCACGAGCTATCCCGACCCGGACGGACTCGATCGGAAGCTCAGTCTCGTGTTTTCGACGTGTACGCGACGGGCGCTGGCGGAGTACAACGGTAGTCTCACCGCCTGAGTACTGGCCGCTCGACGATCGTGCGGGGCGATCGGGTTCGACAGCCGCAGGCGTATCGATTCCGCA
This genomic stretch from Halosolutus amylolyticus harbors:
- a CDS encoding peptidase M10A and M12B matrixin and adamalysin — encoded protein: MNRRVFLGALGTVASLGTIGYATRDTVDRLDVRVWLTERAAEYDAVTTRIRDYLGRILDLDHWTLDLSIGGVVPVSTEDGARVTNRGEWPRAVAAGAIGRRDIEPAADVNLLVTDGQMEDAPTGYGVPHVASVGGARYIATLPPFDELIASTSAAERSRKIVPNTTPTRTMQVLVHEVGHALGLTHEHGVAYRYGDSIVASPMLSSYAWSPAYDGDESACGTSYPDPDGLDRKLSLVFSTCTRRALAEYNGSLTA